Part of the Pseudomonas sp. Leaf58 genome is shown below.
ACGGCGGTGGGCACCTGACCTACCTGGCGCCGACCCGGGTCAACCTGGCGCTGATGGAAGAGCGTTGGCCGGACATCAAGTTCCGCGCTACCCGCGAGCACCACTAAGAGCCGCGGCAAGTTTCAAGCGGCAAGCTATAAGAAAAAGCGGGCCCGAATTGGCCCGCTTTTTTCTTGCCGCTTGCAGCTTGAGGCTTTGCAACTGACGAAGGTCAGTTGCCTGCCTTGATACTGGTCCAGACCCGGGTCCTGATGCGGTCGATCTTGGCCGGCATCGCCTCCAGCGCATACAGCTTGCCCATCACGTCCGCGCTCGGGTAAATCATCGTATTCCCCTTCATCGCCGGCTCCACCAGCCCGTCCGCCTTGAGGTTGCCGTTGGCGTACTGCACATGGTTGCTGATGTTGGCCATCACTTCCGGTTGCAGCAGATAGTTCATGTAGGCATACCCGGCCTTTTCATCCGGCGCATCGGCTGGCATGGCGACCATGTCAAACCACATCGGCGCGCCCTCCTTGGGTATCGAATAGCCCACTTTCACCCCGTTGTTCGCCTCTTCGGCGCGGTTTTTCGCCTGCAGCACATCCCCCGAGAAGCCCACCACCACGCAGATATCGCCATTGGCCAGGTCGCCGGTGTACTTCGATGAGTGGAAGTAGCTGATGTACGGGCGCACCTGCATCAGCAACGCCTTGGCCTTGTCGTAATCCGCCGGGTTCTGGCTGTGGTGCGGCAGGCCGAGGTAATGCAGGGCGATCGGCAGCAGTTCGGGGCCGTTGTCCAGCACTGCGACGCCGCAGCTTTTCAGCTTGCTCATGTATTCGGGCTTGAAGATCAGGTCCCACGAGTCCAGTGGCGCATTTTCGCCGAGCACCGCCTTGACCTTGTCGATGTTGTAGCCGATGCCGGTGCTACCCCACAGGTACGGGAAGCCGTACTGGTTGCCCGGGTCGTTCACCTCTAGCGCCTTGAGTAGCACCGGGTTGAGGTTTTGCCAATTGGGCAGCTGCGACTTGTCCAGGCGTTTGAGGGCCTTGCCCTGGATCTGCCGGGCCATGAAGTGGTTGGAGGGGAACACCACGTCGTAGCCTGAGTTGCCGGTCATCAGCTTGCCGTCGAGGGTTTCGTTACTGTCGTATACGTCGTAGGTGGGCACGATGCCGCTGGCTTGCTGGAAGTTCTTCAGCGTGTCGGGGGCGACGTAGCTGGACCAGTTGTAGATCTTCACCGTTTCGGCGGCGCTGGCCACGCTGGCGGCCAGCAGCAGGGGGGCGAACAGGAGCGTGCGCATATCGGGATACCTTGCTTTGTCTGTTGTTATCGAAGGCAGGCGATCAGCGGATCAGAAGATGAGTACGTAGGTCTTGCGCACGGTCTCCTGGATGTCCCAGGTGCCGGTGCTATTGGCCGGTAGCATCAATGCGTCTCCGGCTTCTATGACCAGGGTTTCGCCACCGTCGGGGGTGAAGGTGCAGCGGCCCTTGATGAAATGGCAGAACTCCTGCTGCACGATCTGCCGCCGCCAGCGCCCGGGGGTGCACTCCCAGATGCCGGTTTCGACGCCGTCGCTGCGTTCCACGCAGGTGACCGAGGTCAACGCCACGGGGGCTCCGAGCGGTACCGCGACCGGGTTGGAGCTGTCGAGCACGGCGCTGTCGGTGTTCTTGAACTGGGTAATGCTCATGACCGGTAAATCCTGTGTCGGTGAGTGGGAAGTCAGTGCATGAAGCCTTCCATGAAGTCCGCAAGCGAGCTGGCCAGGCGCCGCCTCCAGGGCGCGCTGGCGGGGTTGGCGAGGGTTTGGTCCTCGTGGACGAAGCTCTGGATGATCGCGTTGTAGCCCAGCCAGCGGCAGGGCTCG
Proteins encoded:
- a CDS encoding polyamine ABC transporter substrate-binding protein; the protein is MRTLLFAPLLLAASVASAAETVKIYNWSSYVAPDTLKNFQQASGIVPTYDVYDSNETLDGKLMTGNSGYDVVFPSNHFMARQIQGKALKRLDKSQLPNWQNLNPVLLKALEVNDPGNQYGFPYLWGSTGIGYNIDKVKAVLGENAPLDSWDLIFKPEYMSKLKSCGVAVLDNGPELLPIALHYLGLPHHSQNPADYDKAKALLMQVRPYISYFHSSKYTGDLANGDICVVVGFSGDVLQAKNRAEEANNGVKVGYSIPKEGAPMWFDMVAMPADAPDEKAGYAYMNYLLQPEVMANISNHVQYANGNLKADGLVEPAMKGNTMIYPSADVMGKLYALEAMPAKIDRIRTRVWTSIKAGN
- a CDS encoding cupin domain-containing protein, whose protein sequence is MSITQFKNTDSAVLDSSNPVAVPLGAPVALTSVTCVERSDGVETGIWECTPGRWRRQIVQQEFCHFIKGRCTFTPDGGETLVIEAGDALMLPANSTGTWDIQETVRKTYVLIF